One segment of Pleomorphomonas sp. PLEO DNA contains the following:
- a CDS encoding EAL domain-containing protein, producing MKFIADERSSLDGLSSDFDGWLHDPAFPAVCLDEAGLILDVNGLFLKTFDVVAATVVGCRLDSLAPVETHAPLAACFAALKANPQKTRQMDLCLRLLGGRPRWFRAAFYVPRRIGTPSDRLHLVAQLCEIDDLTTRAQGLADLAQGWSEAMGAAKIGIWDADLVSRVNTFSDMWYQIRGLRPGDPTPTKHDDILKLIHPSDRAHVMEQYALQQLADFRECRYEYRWKHSDGRWIWIECRGSCAQRVDGKVVRIIGSDIDITERKLAEERLSLATSRLQLAMEASRIGVFDADFSTGYTNWDAPTRAIYGVTNDQRIKFGDLWESMLHPEDRDRVLKAIDDHIARLTPYGNQFRIIRPDGSVRHIRTRTLPFIDVDGSKRMIGVNWDETDDILLRLDLERAKTLAEARNRELEIAKAEIERIAMLDPLTELPNRRFLDQRMSVLAAQGFDCEHGLAILHIDLDRFKQINDTFGHSVGDAVLQHVGRLLQDEAGGDGQIFRIGGDEFVMVRLFDGDFPSLEAMATRLVEVLRRPVTVHGYDCRFGASIGVAVGVGKDIDPQQLLLNADIGLYCAKSEGKNRWAYFRRESHDRMILTKQISDDILRGLERDEFKPYYQLQFRAGSLEITGIEALARWQHPERGILTPDNFIVIADELGILSEIDGIILEKAIADCQRLELSGIHIPKCSVNVSAGRLRDPHLAELLSTLPAQRCSLSFELLESIFLDELEEQVAINIAHIREAGIGIEIDDFGSGHASITSLLHLRPDVIKIDRQLISTIPTSAERRSLIGAIIEMGHSLGVTVVGEGVETKDHAYWLHMLKCDLLQGFGLALPMPADQLAGFIQSESWRQ from the coding sequence GTGAAATTCATCGCTGATGAACGTTCCAGCCTAGATGGATTATCGTCCGATTTTGACGGATGGCTTCATGACCCGGCGTTTCCCGCGGTTTGCCTGGATGAAGCCGGCCTGATCCTCGACGTTAACGGCCTGTTCCTGAAGACCTTTGACGTGGTCGCGGCAACGGTGGTCGGCTGTCGTCTCGATAGCCTCGCGCCCGTCGAAACACATGCCCCGCTTGCCGCCTGTTTTGCCGCCCTCAAGGCCAATCCTCAGAAGACACGGCAGATGGACCTCTGCCTGCGCCTGCTCGGGGGCCGCCCGCGCTGGTTCCGCGCTGCCTTCTATGTTCCTCGCCGGATCGGTACGCCATCGGATCGGTTGCACCTGGTTGCTCAGCTGTGCGAAATCGACGATCTGACGACACGCGCCCAGGGGTTGGCAGACCTTGCCCAAGGCTGGAGCGAAGCGATGGGCGCGGCAAAGATCGGCATCTGGGACGCCGATCTTGTTTCGCGCGTCAACACCTTCTCGGACATGTGGTACCAGATCCGTGGGTTGCGGCCGGGCGATCCGACCCCGACCAAACACGATGATATCCTCAAGTTGATCCATCCGAGCGACCGTGCGCATGTGATGGAACAGTACGCTCTCCAGCAACTCGCCGATTTCCGGGAATGTCGGTACGAGTATCGCTGGAAGCATAGCGACGGCCGCTGGATCTGGATCGAGTGTCGCGGCTCGTGCGCGCAGAGGGTCGACGGCAAAGTCGTCCGCATTATCGGCTCGGATATCGACATCACCGAACGCAAGTTGGCCGAGGAGCGGCTATCACTCGCGACGAGCCGCCTGCAACTGGCCATGGAAGCGTCGCGAATTGGCGTCTTCGATGCCGATTTCAGTACCGGATACACCAACTGGGACGCACCGACGCGGGCGATCTATGGCGTTACCAACGACCAGCGGATCAAGTTTGGCGACCTATGGGAGAGCATGCTGCACCCCGAGGATCGCGATCGCGTTCTCAAGGCCATCGATGACCACATCGCAAGGCTCACACCTTACGGCAACCAGTTTCGGATCATCCGGCCCGATGGCAGCGTTCGCCATATCCGGACGCGCACGCTGCCCTTCATCGATGTCGACGGCAGCAAGCGAATGATCGGCGTCAACTGGGACGAGACCGACGACATCCTGCTGCGCCTCGATCTCGAGCGAGCCAAGACATTGGCCGAGGCCCGCAACCGCGAACTCGAAATTGCGAAGGCGGAGATCGAGCGCATTGCCATGCTCGACCCGCTCACGGAATTGCCGAACCGCCGCTTTCTCGATCAGCGCATGTCGGTACTGGCTGCCCAAGGTTTCGACTGTGAACACGGCCTCGCCATCCTGCATATCGATCTCGACCGCTTCAAGCAGATCAACGACACCTTCGGCCACAGCGTCGGCGATGCAGTGCTGCAACATGTCGGTCGACTGTTGCAAGACGAGGCGGGGGGCGACGGCCAGATCTTCCGCATCGGCGGCGACGAGTTCGTGATGGTCCGCCTGTTCGACGGCGATTTCCCCTCGCTCGAAGCCATGGCAACGCGGCTCGTCGAGGTTCTGCGCCGGCCGGTGACCGTGCATGGCTACGACTGCCGTTTCGGCGCCAGCATCGGCGTCGCCGTTGGCGTCGGCAAGGACATCGATCCGCAGCAGCTGCTGCTCAATGCCGACATCGGCCTCTACTGCGCCAAGAGCGAGGGCAAGAACCGCTGGGCGTATTTCCGGCGCGAATCGCACGACCGCATGATTCTGACCAAGCAGATCTCCGACGACATCCTACGCGGCCTCGAACGCGACGAGTTCAAGCCGTACTACCAGCTGCAGTTTCGGGCCGGGTCACTGGAGATCACCGGCATTGAGGCTCTGGCGCGCTGGCAGCACCCCGAACGCGGCATCCTGACGCCCGACAATTTCATCGTCATCGCCGACGAACTCGGCATTCTGAGCGAGATCGACGGCATCATCCTCGAAAAGGCGATCGCCGATTGCCAGCGGCTCGAACTGTCCGGCATCCACATCCCCAAGTGCTCGGTCAATGTCTCGGCCGGCCGGCTGCGCGATCCGCACTTGGCGGAACTGCTAAGTACCTTGCCGGCCCAGCGGTGCTCGTTGTCGTTCGAACTTCTCGAGTCGATCTTCCTCGACGAGTTGGAGGAGCAGGTCGCCATCAACATCGCGCATATTCGAGAGGCTGGCATCGGGATTGAGATCGACGACTTCGGCAGCGGTCACGCGTCGATCACCAGCTTGCTGCATTTGAGGCCGGACGTCATCAAGATCGATCGCCAGCTCATCAGCACCATTCCGACCTCCGCCGAGCGCCGCTCGCTGATCGGCGCCATCATCGAGATGGGGCATTCGCTGGGGGTGACGGTGGTCGGCGAAGGGGTCGAAACCAAGGATCACGCCTATTGGTTGCACATGCTGAAGTGCGACCTGTTGCAAGGCTTCGGACTGGCGCTTCCCATGCCCGCCGACCAACTCGCCGGCTTCATCCAGTCTGAGTCCTGGCGCCAGTAA
- a CDS encoding flagellar motor protein MotB, which yields MGAVKKRGGGGGGHGGAPWVITFADLSSLLMALFVMIVSFSNQDEQKLKEAAGSMRDAFGYQSVQRPAGMIEQNGLPERKHLRNVQPMSLSDAVEFASDFNDQYEKQGPEVNTNRFEKAAESKPRDYLTASESLRQVLQDLPDYAELSKQVILAIANDGLHISIIDQDGRPMFAAQSREPTDRMKILLSRIAPVIQQMPGRLRVVGHTESAGGLSIAGGAAWQLSADRAISAAGILGSFGLGPGSLAEVTGVADKDPLFADDPFLSGNRRIELVVLKQVPALPSAQEAFPPNIQ from the coding sequence ATGGGGGCTGTGAAGAAGCGTGGCGGAGGCGGAGGGGGCCATGGCGGCGCGCCATGGGTCATCACATTTGCCGATCTCAGCAGCCTTTTGATGGCGCTGTTCGTGATGATCGTTTCCTTCTCCAACCAGGACGAGCAGAAGCTGAAGGAAGCCGCCGGCTCGATGCGCGACGCCTTCGGCTACCAATCGGTACAGCGCCCGGCCGGCATGATCGAGCAGAACGGCCTGCCCGAGCGGAAGCACCTGCGCAACGTTCAGCCGATGTCGTTGTCCGACGCGGTGGAGTTCGCCAGCGACTTCAACGACCAGTATGAAAAGCAGGGGCCGGAGGTGAATACCAACCGGTTCGAGAAGGCCGCCGAAAGCAAGCCGCGCGACTATCTCACCGCTTCGGAATCGCTGCGCCAGGTGCTACAAGACCTGCCGGACTACGCCGAACTGTCCAAGCAGGTCATCCTCGCCATCGCCAACGACGGCCTGCATATCTCGATCATCGATCAGGATGGCCGGCCGATGTTCGCCGCCCAGTCGCGCGAACCGACCGATCGCATGAAGATCCTGTTGTCGCGCATCGCGCCGGTCATCCAGCAGATGCCGGGACGACTGCGGGTGGTCGGGCACACGGAATCCGCCGGAGGCCTGTCGATCGCCGGCGGAGCGGCATGGCAACTGTCGGCCGACCGGGCCATATCGGCCGCCGGCATCCTCGGCAGTTTCGGCCTTGGGCCCGGCAGCCTGGCCGAAGTCACCGGCGTCGCCGACAAGGACCCGTTGTTTGCCGACGACCCCTTCCTGTCAGGCAATCGCCGCATCGAGCTTGTGGTGCTCAAGCAAGTGCCCGCGTTGCCGAGCGCGCAGGAAGCGTTTCCGCCGAACATCCAATGA
- a CDS encoding LysR family transcriptional regulator: protein MKQEPSWDLYRTFNAVLSEGSLSGAARALGLTQPSIARHIDALEEAVGTPLFLRTARGLSPTDAAMELKPFADLMASTSAALRRTAEGRIGQVDGTVRISASEVVGIVHLPAILTRLRRRYRALTIELTLSNAVDDLLKRKADIAIRMVRPEQQALLAKRVGVFPVGLHAHQDYLTQRGVPTSLDDLGRHDLIGYDTETPAIRAVAQRYPALGRGNFALRVDSDVAQLAAIRAGFGIGICQTTIAEADPNLRRVLPDAFSLDLETWVVMHEDLSGSLRCRAVFDVLVTELTVLARR from the coding sequence ATGAAGCAAGAACCGAGCTGGGATCTCTACCGCACCTTCAACGCCGTGCTCAGCGAGGGATCGCTGTCCGGCGCGGCGCGGGCGCTTGGCCTGACGCAGCCGAGCATTGCCCGCCACATCGACGCGCTGGAAGAAGCGGTCGGCACCCCGCTGTTCCTGCGCACCGCGCGCGGCCTCTCCCCCACCGACGCGGCGATGGAGCTAAAACCCTTCGCCGACCTGATGGCCTCCACCAGCGCCGCGCTGCGGCGCACCGCCGAGGGCCGGATCGGCCAGGTGGACGGCACGGTGAGGATCAGCGCCAGCGAGGTGGTCGGCATCGTTCACCTACCGGCCATCCTGACGAGGCTGCGCCGGCGCTATCGGGCGTTGACCATCGAACTCACGCTGTCCAACGCCGTCGACGACCTTCTGAAGCGCAAGGCCGATATCGCCATCCGCATGGTCCGCCCCGAGCAACAGGCGCTCTTGGCCAAGCGCGTCGGCGTCTTTCCGGTGGGCTTGCACGCCCACCAGGACTATCTCACCCAGCGTGGCGTGCCGACGAGCCTCGACGATCTCGGACGCCACGACCTGATCGGCTATGACACGGAAACGCCGGCGATCCGGGCCGTTGCCCAGCGCTATCCGGCGCTCGGCCGCGGCAACTTTGCCCTGCGCGTCGACAGCGACGTCGCCCAGCTCGCCGCCATCCGCGCCGGCTTCGGCATCGGCATCTGCCAGACCACCATCGCCGAGGCCGACCCCAACCTTCGGCGCGTGCTGCCCGACGCCTTCAGCCTCGATCTGGAGACCTGGGTGGTGATGCACGAAGACCTCAGCGGCAGCCTCCGCTGCCGGGCGGTGTTCGATGTTCTGGTGACTGAGCTGACAGTGCTGGCGCGGCGCTGA